A stretch of Gambusia affinis linkage group LG10, SWU_Gaff_1.0, whole genome shotgun sequence DNA encodes these proteins:
- the prkaa2 gene encoding 5'-AMP-activated protein kinase catalytic subunit alpha-2 isoform X1, protein MAERQQQKHEGRVKIGHYILGDTLGVGTFGKVKIGQHQLTGHKVAVKILNRQKIRSLDVVGKIKREIQNLKLFRHPHIIKLYQVISTPTDFFMVMEYVSGGELFDYICKNGRVEDSEARRLFQQIISAVDYCHRHMVVHRDLKPENVLLDANKNAKIADFGLSNMMSDGEFLRTSCGSPNYAAPEVISGRLYAGPEVDIWSCGVILYALLCGTLPFDDEHVPTLFKKIRGGVFYIPEYLNRSVASLLMLMLQVDPLKRATIKDIREHEWFKKDLPGYLFPEDPSYDATVLDEEAVREVCEKFECTESEVVSSLYSGDPQDQLAVAYHLIIDNRRIMTQASEFYLASSPPQGSFIEEGMLLPPGVKPHPERMPPLLADSPKSRCPLDALNTTRPKPLAVKKAKWHLGIRSQSRPYDIMAEVYRAMKQLNFDWKVVNPYHLRVRRKNPVTGNLVKMSLQLYQVDNRSYLLDFKSIDDDIMEAVGFKSGSSTPQRSGSTAGLHRPRLSIDSASPAIDLPQLSSSLPGSLSGSSPLLAARQGSHTMDFFEMCASLITALAR, encoded by the exons ATGGCAGAGCGGCAGCAACAGAAACACGAAGGCAGGGTAAAGATCGGCCATTACATCCTCGGCGACACACTCGGAGTGGGGACGTTCGGGAAAGTAAAGA TCGGACAACATCAATTAACGGGCCACAAAGTCGCCGTGAAGATCCTCAACAGACAGAAGATCCGCAGTCTCGATGTTGTGGGGAAAATCAAGCGGGAGATCCAGAACCTCAAACTGTTCAGACACCCCCACATCATCAAGCT CTACCAGGTAATAAGTACACCAACAGATTTCTTCATGGTCATGGAGTATGTGTCTGGAGGCGAGCTGTTTGACTACATCTGCAAAAACGGAAGG GTGGAGGACTCAGAAGCTCGCCGTCTTTTCCAGCAGATCATCTCAGCTGTGGACTACTGTCACAGGCACATGGTGGTCCACAGAGACCTCAAACCCGAGAACGTCCTGCTCGACGCCAACAAAAACGCCAAGATTGCCGACTTTG GACTTTCAAACATGATGTCAGACGGAGAGTTCTTACGAACGAGCTGTGGGTCGCCCAACTACGCAGCTCCAGAGGTCATCTCAGGAAG GCTGTACGCAGGCCCAGAGGTGGACATCTGGAGCTGCGGAGTGATCCTGTACGCCCTGCTGTGTGGCACTCTGCCCTTTGACGACGAGCACGTCCCCACGCTGTTCAAGAAGATCAGAGGAGGCGTCTTCTACATCCCCGAGTACCTGAACCGCTCCGTGGCGTCGCTGCTCATGCTCATGCTGCAGGTGGATCCACTTAAGAGAGCCACCATCAAAGACATCAG GGAACACGAGTGGTTTAAGAAGGACCTGCCGGGCTACCTGTTCCCAGAAGACCCATCGTACGATGCCACCGTGCTGGACGAAGAGGCGGTCAGGGAAGTGTGTGAGAAGTTTGAATGCACCGAGTCTGAAGTGGTCTCCAGTCTCTACAGCGGCGATCCACAG GATCAGTTAGCAGTAGCTTATCACCTCATCATAGATAACCGACGCATCATGACCCAGGCCAGCGAGTTCTACCTGGCCTCCAGTCCTCCGCAGGGCTCCTTCATAGAAGAAGGCATGCTGCTGCCCCCCGGCGTCAAACCCCACCCAGAGAGGATGCCCCCACTTCTGGCCGACAGCCCCAAATCCCGTTGTCCTCTGGATGCCCTGAACACAACCCGGCCCAAACCGCTCGCTGTGAAGAAAGCCAAATGGCACCTGGGGATCAGGAGTCAGAGCAGACCGTATGACATCATGGCTGAGGTGTACAGAGCCATGAAACAACTCAACTTTGACTGGAAG GTGGTGAACCCGTATCATCTGCGTGTCCGCCGGAAGAATCCAGTAACGGGAAATCTGGTGAAAATGAGCCTGCAGCTCTACCAAGTTGACAACAGATCCTACCTCCTCGACTTCAAGAGCATCGATG ACGACATCATGGAGGCGGTCGGCTTTAAATCTGGGTCGTCCACCCCTCAGAGGTCGGGCTCCACCGCCGGCCTCCACAGACCCCGACTGAGCATCGACTCGGCCAGCCCCGCCATCGACCTGCCCCAGCTCAGCTCCTCCCTGCCGGGCTCGCTGTCCGGCAGCTCCCCACTGCTCGCCGCGCGTCAGGGCTCTCACACCATGGACTTCTTCGAAATGTGCGCCAGTCTCATCACCGCGCTGGCTCGCTGA
- the prkaa2 gene encoding 5'-AMP-activated protein kinase catalytic subunit alpha-2 isoform X2, producing MVMEYVSGGELFDYICKNGRVEDSEARRLFQQIISAVDYCHRHMVVHRDLKPENVLLDANKNAKIADFGLSNMMSDGEFLRTSCGSPNYAAPEVISGRLYAGPEVDIWSCGVILYALLCGTLPFDDEHVPTLFKKIRGGVFYIPEYLNRSVASLLMLMLQVDPLKRATIKDIREHEWFKKDLPGYLFPEDPSYDATVLDEEAVREVCEKFECTESEVVSSLYSGDPQDQLAVAYHLIIDNRRIMTQASEFYLASSPPQGSFIEEGMLLPPGVKPHPERMPPLLADSPKSRCPLDALNTTRPKPLAVKKAKWHLGIRSQSRPYDIMAEVYRAMKQLNFDWKVVNPYHLRVRRKNPVTGNLVKMSLQLYQVDNRSYLLDFKSIDDDIMEAVGFKSGSSTPQRSGSTAGLHRPRLSIDSASPAIDLPQLSSSLPGSLSGSSPLLAARQGSHTMDFFEMCASLITALAR from the exons ATGGTCATGGAGTATGTGTCTGGAGGCGAGCTGTTTGACTACATCTGCAAAAACGGAAGG GTGGAGGACTCAGAAGCTCGCCGTCTTTTCCAGCAGATCATCTCAGCTGTGGACTACTGTCACAGGCACATGGTGGTCCACAGAGACCTCAAACCCGAGAACGTCCTGCTCGACGCCAACAAAAACGCCAAGATTGCCGACTTTG GACTTTCAAACATGATGTCAGACGGAGAGTTCTTACGAACGAGCTGTGGGTCGCCCAACTACGCAGCTCCAGAGGTCATCTCAGGAAG GCTGTACGCAGGCCCAGAGGTGGACATCTGGAGCTGCGGAGTGATCCTGTACGCCCTGCTGTGTGGCACTCTGCCCTTTGACGACGAGCACGTCCCCACGCTGTTCAAGAAGATCAGAGGAGGCGTCTTCTACATCCCCGAGTACCTGAACCGCTCCGTGGCGTCGCTGCTCATGCTCATGCTGCAGGTGGATCCACTTAAGAGAGCCACCATCAAAGACATCAG GGAACACGAGTGGTTTAAGAAGGACCTGCCGGGCTACCTGTTCCCAGAAGACCCATCGTACGATGCCACCGTGCTGGACGAAGAGGCGGTCAGGGAAGTGTGTGAGAAGTTTGAATGCACCGAGTCTGAAGTGGTCTCCAGTCTCTACAGCGGCGATCCACAG GATCAGTTAGCAGTAGCTTATCACCTCATCATAGATAACCGACGCATCATGACCCAGGCCAGCGAGTTCTACCTGGCCTCCAGTCCTCCGCAGGGCTCCTTCATAGAAGAAGGCATGCTGCTGCCCCCCGGCGTCAAACCCCACCCAGAGAGGATGCCCCCACTTCTGGCCGACAGCCCCAAATCCCGTTGTCCTCTGGATGCCCTGAACACAACCCGGCCCAAACCGCTCGCTGTGAAGAAAGCCAAATGGCACCTGGGGATCAGGAGTCAGAGCAGACCGTATGACATCATGGCTGAGGTGTACAGAGCCATGAAACAACTCAACTTTGACTGGAAG GTGGTGAACCCGTATCATCTGCGTGTCCGCCGGAAGAATCCAGTAACGGGAAATCTGGTGAAAATGAGCCTGCAGCTCTACCAAGTTGACAACAGATCCTACCTCCTCGACTTCAAGAGCATCGATG ACGACATCATGGAGGCGGTCGGCTTTAAATCTGGGTCGTCCACCCCTCAGAGGTCGGGCTCCACCGCCGGCCTCCACAGACCCCGACTGAGCATCGACTCGGCCAGCCCCGCCATCGACCTGCCCCAGCTCAGCTCCTCCCTGCCGGGCTCGCTGTCCGGCAGCTCCCCACTGCTCGCCGCGCGTCAGGGCTCTCACACCATGGACTTCTTCGAAATGTGCGCCAGTCTCATCACCGCGCTGGCTCGCTGA